One region of Pongo pygmaeus isolate AG05252 chromosome 21, NHGRI_mPonPyg2-v2.0_pri, whole genome shotgun sequence genomic DNA includes:
- the DSN1 gene encoding kinetochore-associated protein DSN1 homolog isoform X1, with the protein MTSVTRSEIIDEKGPVMSKTHDHQLESSLSPVEVFAKTSASLEMNQGVSEERIHLGSSPKKGGNCDLSHQERLQSKSLHLSPQEQSASYQDRRQSWRRASMKETNRRKSLHPIHQGITELSRSISVDLAESKRLGCLLLSSFQFSIQKLEPFLRDTKGFSLESFRAKASSLSEELKHFADGLETDGTLQKCFEDSNGKASDFSLEASVAEMKEYITKFSLERQTWDQLLLHYQQEAEEILSRGSTEAKITEVKVEPMTYLESSQNEVLNTKPDYQKILQNQSKVFDCMELVMDELQGSVKQLQAFMDESTQCFQKVSVQLGKRSMQQLDPSPARKLLKLQLQNPPATPGSGSGSCQ; encoded by the exons ATGACATCAGTGACTAGATCAGAGATCATAGATG AAAAAGGACCAGTGATGTCTAAGACTCATGATCATCAATTGGAATCAAGTCTCAGTCCTGTGGAAGTGTTTGCTAAAACATCTGCCTCCCTGGAGATGAATCAAGGCGTTTCAGAGGAAAGAATTCACCTCGGCTCTAGCCCTAAAAAAGGGGGAAATTGTGATCTCAGCCACCAGGAAAGACTTCAGTCGAAGTCCCTTCATTTGTCCCCTCAAGAACAATCTGCCAGTTATCAAGACAGGAGGCAATCCTGGCGGCGAGCAAGTATGAAAGAAACGAACCGGCGGAAGTCGCTGCATCCCATTCACCAGGGCATCACAG AGCTCAGCCGGTCTATCAGTGTCGATTTAGCAGAAAGCAAACGGCTTGGCTGTCTCCTGCTTTCCAGTTTCCAG ttCTCTATTCAGAAACTTGAACCTTTCCTAAGGGACACTAAGGGCTTCAGTCTTGAAAGTTTTAGAGCCAAAG CATCTTCTCTTTCTGAAGAATTGAAACATTTTGCAGACGGACTGGAAACTGATGGaactctacaaaaatgttttgaaGATTCAAATGG AAAAGCATCAGATTTTTCTCTGGAAGCATCTGTGGCTGAGATGAAGGAATACATAACAAA GTTTTCTTTAGAACGTCAGACTTGGGATCAGCTCTTGCTTCACTACCAGCAGGAGGCTGAAGAGATATTGTCCAG aggatCAACTGAGGCCAAAATTACTGAGGTCAAAGTGGAGCCTATGACATATCTTGAGTCTTCTCAGAATGAAGTTCTTAATACAAAACCTGACTACCAGAAAATATTACAGAACCAGAGCAAAGTCTTTGATTGTATGGAGTTGGTG ATGGATGAGCTGCAAGGATCAGTGAAACAGCTGCAGGCCTTTATGGATGAAAGTACCCAGTGCTTCCAGAAGGTGTCAGTACAGCTCG GGAAGAGAAGCATGCAACAATTAGATCCCTCACCAGCTCGAAAACTGTTGAAGCTTCAGCTACAGAACCCACCTGCCACACCTGGATCTGGATCTGGATCTTGTCAGTGA
- the DSN1 gene encoding kinetochore-associated protein DSN1 homolog isoform X2, which translates to MSKTHDHQLESSLSPVEVFAKTSASLEMNQGVSEERIHLGSSPKKGGNCDLSHQERLQSKSLHLSPQEQSASYQDRRQSWRRASMKETNRRKSLHPIHQGITELSRSISVDLAESKRLGCLLLSSFQFSIQKLEPFLRDTKGFSLESFRAKASSLSEELKHFADGLETDGTLQKCFEDSNGKASDFSLEASVAEMKEYITKFSLERQTWDQLLLHYQQEAEEILSRGSTEAKITEVKVEPMTYLESSQNEVLNTKPDYQKILQNQSKVFDCMELVMDELQGSVKQLQAFMDESTQCFQKVSVQLGKRSMQQLDPSPARKLLKLQLQNPPATPGSGSGSCQ; encoded by the exons ATGTCTAAGACTCATGATCATCAATTGGAATCAAGTCTCAGTCCTGTGGAAGTGTTTGCTAAAACATCTGCCTCCCTGGAGATGAATCAAGGCGTTTCAGAGGAAAGAATTCACCTCGGCTCTAGCCCTAAAAAAGGGGGAAATTGTGATCTCAGCCACCAGGAAAGACTTCAGTCGAAGTCCCTTCATTTGTCCCCTCAAGAACAATCTGCCAGTTATCAAGACAGGAGGCAATCCTGGCGGCGAGCAAGTATGAAAGAAACGAACCGGCGGAAGTCGCTGCATCCCATTCACCAGGGCATCACAG AGCTCAGCCGGTCTATCAGTGTCGATTTAGCAGAAAGCAAACGGCTTGGCTGTCTCCTGCTTTCCAGTTTCCAG ttCTCTATTCAGAAACTTGAACCTTTCCTAAGGGACACTAAGGGCTTCAGTCTTGAAAGTTTTAGAGCCAAAG CATCTTCTCTTTCTGAAGAATTGAAACATTTTGCAGACGGACTGGAAACTGATGGaactctacaaaaatgttttgaaGATTCAAATGG AAAAGCATCAGATTTTTCTCTGGAAGCATCTGTGGCTGAGATGAAGGAATACATAACAAA GTTTTCTTTAGAACGTCAGACTTGGGATCAGCTCTTGCTTCACTACCAGCAGGAGGCTGAAGAGATATTGTCCAG aggatCAACTGAGGCCAAAATTACTGAGGTCAAAGTGGAGCCTATGACATATCTTGAGTCTTCTCAGAATGAAGTTCTTAATACAAAACCTGACTACCAGAAAATATTACAGAACCAGAGCAAAGTCTTTGATTGTATGGAGTTGGTG ATGGATGAGCTGCAAGGATCAGTGAAACAGCTGCAGGCCTTTATGGATGAAAGTACCCAGTGCTTCCAGAAGGTGTCAGTACAGCTCG GGAAGAGAAGCATGCAACAATTAGATCCCTCACCAGCTCGAAAACTGTTGAAGCTTCAGCTACAGAACCCACCTGCCACACCTGGATCTGGATCTGGATCTTGTCAGTGA
- the DSN1 gene encoding kinetochore-associated protein DSN1 homolog isoform X3 yields MTSVTRSEIIDELSRSISVDLAESKRLGCLLLSSFQFSIQKLEPFLRDTKGFSLESFRAKASSLSEELKHFADGLETDGTLQKCFEDSNGKASDFSLEASVAEMKEYITKFSLERQTWDQLLLHYQQEAEEILSRGSTEAKITEVKVEPMTYLESSQNEVLNTKPDYQKILQNQSKVFDCMELVMDELQGSVKQLQAFMDESTQCFQKVSVQLGKRSMQQLDPSPARKLLKLQLQNPPATPGSGSGSCQ; encoded by the exons ATGACATCAGTGACTAGATCAGAGATCATAGATG AGCTCAGCCGGTCTATCAGTGTCGATTTAGCAGAAAGCAAACGGCTTGGCTGTCTCCTGCTTTCCAGTTTCCAG ttCTCTATTCAGAAACTTGAACCTTTCCTAAGGGACACTAAGGGCTTCAGTCTTGAAAGTTTTAGAGCCAAAG CATCTTCTCTTTCTGAAGAATTGAAACATTTTGCAGACGGACTGGAAACTGATGGaactctacaaaaatgttttgaaGATTCAAATGG AAAAGCATCAGATTTTTCTCTGGAAGCATCTGTGGCTGAGATGAAGGAATACATAACAAA GTTTTCTTTAGAACGTCAGACTTGGGATCAGCTCTTGCTTCACTACCAGCAGGAGGCTGAAGAGATATTGTCCAG aggatCAACTGAGGCCAAAATTACTGAGGTCAAAGTGGAGCCTATGACATATCTTGAGTCTTCTCAGAATGAAGTTCTTAATACAAAACCTGACTACCAGAAAATATTACAGAACCAGAGCAAAGTCTTTGATTGTATGGAGTTGGTG ATGGATGAGCTGCAAGGATCAGTGAAACAGCTGCAGGCCTTTATGGATGAAAGTACCCAGTGCTTCCAGAAGGTGTCAGTACAGCTCG GGAAGAGAAGCATGCAACAATTAGATCCCTCACCAGCTCGAAAACTGTTGAAGCTTCAGCTACAGAACCCACCTGCCACACCTGGATCTGGATCTGGATCTTGTCAGTGA